The segment GCAATGCGGTCTTGCAAGGTCTTCTTATTATATGCTGGCCTATTGTTCTCCATAACTGCAAAAATACGCAAGCCATATTCCAAAACGAAACATTTTAGTCATTTATCCGTAACAAAAAAGCACAGGCCAACACCTGTGCTTTGATAAGTAACTGATTGTTAAGTTGCTTGCATTTTGACTTTCACAGAACTTTTTAACGGAAAAAAGAACGCAAGCGGATTTTTCCAAAAATGTTTGAACAAGGCAACAATCAACAACCGCATTTGTCGCAAGTCAATGTTACGGGATTTGAGGGCGAAAATAACCGAAAGGCCAAAACTCACGATAACGTTCGTAATACCAATGGCCGCCACCGACAAACTCACCCATAAAGCCTGATGCCACGAAAGCGCAAAACCCGTTCCGTCCCAAGCCAAGGCCACGTTAGCCGCCGCAAAAGTTACGTGCCTGATGTCCAGTGGCAAGCCCACGATAAAACCAATGGCCGCCATCGAACCCAAGAAAATGCCTAAGTAAAAATTGCCTGCCAACGCACCCAAGTTATTGCCGATGTACGTGGCGAAACGGTCAAGGGCTTTGGCTGATAATATTTTGTTCAAAAGCGGTTGCTCGCGCAAACGTTGCGGAATGTTACGATAAATCACGCGGTTTTCGTAAAGCCCCGAAATCAAACCCGAAGTCATCAGGAAAACGCCCGCAATGGCCGCGTACATCACCGAATTGCTGTGCGTTGGGTGAAGTTCTGTAATGAGTTTAACCGCTTTTTCGGGTGTGGCGATGCTATGCCCCATCACCAACCGAAACAGCCAAGCCAACAACAAACCCGCAGGAAATGCCATCACGACATTGCCCGCCAACGCAATAAACTGCGTCCGAACCATTTGCGCAATGAGTTGCACCGTATTTTGAATGGCGTTTTTCTCCCCAGACCCAAAAGAAGCCGCAATCGTGGAAGCCGTCATGGCGGGCTGCTTGGTGGCCAGCGTAAAATGCATCAAATGAATCAGGATAAAGCCCAAAGAATAATTCATGCTATACATAAACGCTTCGCCCAGCGGCGGCAAATGCCAATAGTAAATCAGGGTTTTGAAACAGGCCAAAAACGCTACGATAAATCCACCACCCAACGCAATTTTGAACATATTCCAATATTCTTTGGAAGAAGTGCTAATGTAATGCTCTCCACGTTTGGAGGTGTTATCCACCACTTTGTAAGCCATGTAACTGAGATTGTCCGAAAAATGGCGGCGCAAACTGTATTGCGTATTTCGTTTCTCTATCAACTCTTTGAGCAGCTCCAACAGCTTTTGGCTGTTCACTTGTTGCGGCGGAGCTTGCACGATTTCCAACAAAATTCGGATACGGCGCAAATGTTGGTCGAGCCTGAGAATCAAGTAAGTAAGCTCTACACTAATGCCTAACGTTTCTTTGTCTTTTTGCAGCCGCTTGATGTCTTTTTCCGACTGCCGCAGCATCACCAAAATGTGTTTGTAGTCTTCTTCGTTTTGGTTCGGATACTCGGCGCGATTGCGTTTGAAATGATGCACATAGTGCATTACTTCGCGGTTCAGTTCCAAAAACGGCGATTGCAAATCGTCCATTTCTGGCAATTTGGCTACTACTTCAGGCTCAAGCCCAATGGCCGTAATGCGTTGCGCCAATACCAAAATGGCATTCAAAATATATTCTTGATGCTTAGCCGTAATTTGTATCTGAAAGCCCAAAGCCTCCAGCAATTCCAGCCAAAGCGCGTGCGGCACTTGCGCCACCCATTCAAAATCGTCTTTTTTATAAAAAACTTTTCCCAAAAAATAACTCAGCTCACGCTCTTGCGCGGCTGGCGGCAGAATGTTGTAGCTAATTTTGTCGTAGGTTTCGGCCAAAAAACCTTTGTTAGACAAAATACCCAAATCCGTGTACGTGCGCAGCGGGTCAAGCACGACCAGCACCGAGCGTATGTACGTGTGCCACTGATTACGAAGAATTTCGTCACTCCTGAGTTCTTTAATAATTTCTTCGAGCCGTTGCACGGTCCATTCCACGCTCTGCAAGCGTGGCGGCCTTATCACACGAACTAAATTAATAAGAGGTTGGAGGTTTTGCCCGTCGGTAGTCAGGGCTAATGTTAGATGTCTCATAATACAATGGGGTTTAAGGTTGAAAGATAGGCGCACCATTGCGTAATTTAATTTATATCAATCTCTAAACCAAACATTTAGCCGATAGATATAAAATTTTACTTTCAGATAAAACGAACATAATCTAACTTTTATTACAAAAAGGCATGGTTTGGGCACAAGAAAACACAAAATCCCGACAGCCCAAGCCCGAAATATTTGGCAATTCCGTAACAAAACCGTACCTTTACCAACTTATTTAGGGAACTATTTTATTGCCTTCATTGGCAGCGGCATAGTTCTTGTTGGCTTACAGGCTAAACAATTTTTATCAAAAAAATATGCGACTCAAAATCCATACAATAATCTTTGCGATGCTAATGATGGGGCTAAGTAGCTGCGGTTGCTTTACCTTCAGCCCCCCACGCTGTCGCGTAGATGGCTGCCATGTGCGCATGATACACGCGCACGGCGGACAAGATTTCAGAGGCCAACCATTCTGGAAACGCAACCAAAATCCCAAAGTGGGGCAAGGTTTCAAAAAGCCACAACCCAACATCAATGCCAAAAAAGCTTGGTGGAAATTTTGGTAAGATATTTACTATCAATTATTTATCTAAAGTAAAAGAATATTCTTTCTATATTAAAATACCATGACAGATAGTCCTGAAAACATCATTCCGATTAACATCGAAGATGAAATGCGTAGTGCCTACATTGATTATTCAATGTCGGTGATTGTGTCGAGAGCCTTACCCGATGTGCGAGACGGGCTTAAGCCTGTGCATCGTCGGGTGTTGTTTGGTATGCTCGAACTCGGTGTCAATTACAACAAAGCGTACAAAAAATCTGCCCGTATCGTGGGGGAAGTGTTGGGTAAATATCACCCACACGGCGACTCTTCCGTATATGAAGCCATGGTGCGTATGGCGCAAGATTGGTCTTTGCGTTACCCACTTGTGGACGGACAAGGGAACTTTGGTTCGATAGACGGCGACTCGGCAGCGGCCATGCGTTATACAGAAGCACGTCTCAAGCGCATCGCCGACGAATTGCTCGACGACATTTACAAAGAAACTGTTGATTTTCAATACAATTTCGACGATTCCCTCCAAGAACCAACCGTAATGCCTTCGCGCATTCCGAACTTGTTGCTGAACGGTACGTCGGGGATCGCGGTAGGTATGGCGACCAACATGGCTCCGCACAATTTGCGCGAAGTGGTGGACGGAATTATTGCCTATATCGCCAACCGCGACATTACGATTGCCGAACTCATGAAGTTTGTTACTGCACCAGATTTCCCGACGGGTGCAACGATTTACGGCTATCAGGGCGTAAAATCTGCGTTTGAAACAGGACGCGGACGTATTGTTTTGAGAGCAAATTCGCATTTTGAAACCGCGAAAAATGGCCGTGAGCAAATCGTTTTCACGGACGTGCCGTACATGGTGAACAAAGCCGCTATGATTGAAAAAATCGGTGGCATGATTAACGACAAACAAATTGAAGGCATTGCCGACTTGCGCGACGAGTCTGACCGCGAAGGTATCCGCGTGGTTTTTGATTTGAAAAAAGATGCAAACGCCAACGTGGTATTGAATACTTTGTACAAACATACGGCATTGCAATCTTCGTTCAGTGTAAACAATGTGGCTTTGGTGAAAGGCCGCCCAATGACCCTGAATCTGAAGGACTTAATTCGTCATTTTGTGGATCACCGCCACGAGGTTGTGGTACGTCGCACGCGTTTCGATTTGCGCAAAGCCGAAGAACGCGCCCACATTTTGGAAGGTTTGTTGATAGCCTTAGACCACTTGGACGCGGTTATTTCGTTGATTCGCTCGGCACGCGACCCAGAAATCGCGAAAGCGGGATTGGTTGAAAAATTCGGTTTGAGCGAAATTCAGGCAAAAGCCATTTTGGAAATGCGTTTGCAACGCCTCACAGGTTTGGAACGCGAGAAAATCCAAAACGAATACGCCGAAATCAAAAAACAAATTGACTATTTCAATAGCGTTTTGGCCAGCGAAGAATTGCGTATGGACATCATTAAAAACGAGCTTTTGGAAGTAAGAGAACGTTACGGAGATGAACGCCGCACGCAAATTATCCATGCTGCCGACGATATTTCTATTGAAGACATGATTGCCGATGACGACATGGTAATTACCATTTCGCACGAAGGCTATATCAAACGCACGCCATTGACCGAATACCGCACGCAAAGCCGTGGCGGTGTAGGCTCGAAAGGTGCAAAAACCAAAGATTCTGACTTCACGGAGCATTTATTTGTTGCTTCCATGCACAACTATTTGTTGATTTTCACAGAAGGCGGTCGTATGTTCTGGCACAAAGTTTATGCGTTGCCCGAAGGTACAAAAGCCTCGAAAGGTCGCCCGATTCAGAACCTTATCAACATAGAAAAAGAAGACCGTGTACGTGCTGTTATCAACGTTAAAAACCTTGATAATGAAGATTATATCAATAACACGTTCTTGGTAATGTGTACGGAAAAAGGCACGATCAAGAAAACGTCTTTGGAGGCATATTCGCGCCCTCGTTTGGCGGGTATCAATGCCATTACCATCAACGAAGGCGATCGTTTGTTAGATGTACGCCTCACGGACGGCAACGCGCAAATCATGTTGGCCAAACGTTCGGGTCGTGTGGTGCGTTTCCCTGAAGACCAAGTGCGCCCAATGGGACGTAATGCGGCAGGTGTACGCGGTGTTACGCTCGAAGACGAAAACGACCGCGTAGTCGGTTTGGTGTGTATCAGCAACCCCGAAACCAATCTGTTGGTAGTGTCCGAAAAAGGCTACGGCAAACGCTCATCTATCGAAGAATAT is part of the Flexibacter flexilis DSM 6793 genome and harbors:
- a CDS encoding site-specific recombinase produces the protein MRHLTLALTTDGQNLQPLINLVRVIRPPRLQSVEWTVQRLEEIIKELRSDEILRNQWHTYIRSVLVVLDPLRTYTDLGILSNKGFLAETYDKISYNILPPAAQERELSYFLGKVFYKKDDFEWVAQVPHALWLELLEALGFQIQITAKHQEYILNAILVLAQRITAIGLEPEVVAKLPEMDDLQSPFLELNREVMHYVHHFKRNRAEYPNQNEEDYKHILVMLRQSEKDIKRLQKDKETLGISVELTYLILRLDQHLRRIRILLEIVQAPPQQVNSQKLLELLKELIEKRNTQYSLRRHFSDNLSYMAYKVVDNTSKRGEHYISTSSKEYWNMFKIALGGGFIVAFLACFKTLIYYWHLPPLGEAFMYSMNYSLGFILIHLMHFTLATKQPAMTASTIAASFGSGEKNAIQNTVQLIAQMVRTQFIALAGNVVMAFPAGLLLAWLFRLVMGHSIATPEKAVKLITELHPTHSNSVMYAAIAGVFLMTSGLISGLYENRVIYRNIPQRLREQPLLNKILSAKALDRFATYIGNNLGALAGNFYLGIFLGSMAAIGFIVGLPLDIRHVTFAAANVALAWDGTGFALSWHQALWVSLSVAAIGITNVIVSFGLSVIFALKSRNIDLRQMRLLIVALFKHFWKNPLAFFFPLKSSVKVKMQAT
- the gyrA gene encoding DNA gyrase subunit A; this translates as MTDSPENIIPINIEDEMRSAYIDYSMSVIVSRALPDVRDGLKPVHRRVLFGMLELGVNYNKAYKKSARIVGEVLGKYHPHGDSSVYEAMVRMAQDWSLRYPLVDGQGNFGSIDGDSAAAMRYTEARLKRIADELLDDIYKETVDFQYNFDDSLQEPTVMPSRIPNLLLNGTSGIAVGMATNMAPHNLREVVDGIIAYIANRDITIAELMKFVTAPDFPTGATIYGYQGVKSAFETGRGRIVLRANSHFETAKNGREQIVFTDVPYMVNKAAMIEKIGGMINDKQIEGIADLRDESDREGIRVVFDLKKDANANVVLNTLYKHTALQSSFSVNNVALVKGRPMTLNLKDLIRHFVDHRHEVVVRRTRFDLRKAEERAHILEGLLIALDHLDAVISLIRSARDPEIAKAGLVEKFGLSEIQAKAILEMRLQRLTGLEREKIQNEYAEIKKQIDYFNSVLASEELRMDIIKNELLEVRERYGDERRTQIIHAADDISIEDMIADDDMVITISHEGYIKRTPLTEYRTQSRGGVGSKGAKTKDSDFTEHLFVASMHNYLLIFTEGGRMFWHKVYALPEGTKASKGRPIQNLINIEKEDRVRAVINVKNLDNEDYINNTFLVMCTEKGTIKKTSLEAYSRPRLAGINAITINEGDRLLDVRLTDGNAQIMLAKRSGRVVRFPEDQVRPMGRNAAGVRGVTLEDENDRVVGLVCISNPETNLLVVSEKGYGKRSSIEEYRVTNRGGKGVKTLNITDKTGKLVAIMDVNDNNGLMIINKSGLTIRMSVSELRVMGRATQGVRLIKLNDTDAISSIAKIEEDEVEEVEILTDETSENTTDEATETTATE